One genomic segment of Coffea arabica cultivar ET-39 chromosome 6e, Coffea Arabica ET-39 HiFi, whole genome shotgun sequence includes these proteins:
- the LOC140009810 gene encoding uncharacterized protein codes for MGGIDLKPINLPYDLEVKTPTGNQSLIANLVYRDCEIWVGERKLLADLIGLAIKWYDVILGMDWLTRYNAQINCKTKIVELCIQGEATLKLDVRDRLASSALISGIRVRKMLSKGAQGYLDFLINTLSDKVNLENMHVVKEYPDVFSEELESLPPKREITFKIDVTLGVAPISTTPYRMAPAELKELKLQLQDLLERDFIKESDSPWGALKYHPDPSHILHPENVEIDETLTYEKKSVKLLDRKVKEQADSIGESSLEEPWTRGSNLRS; via the exons ATgggtggaatagacttgaaaccaattaatTTACCTTATGATTTGGAGGTTAAGACGCCTACTGGGAACCAAAGTCTAATCGCTAATTTGGTATACAGAGattgtgagatctgggttgGAGAACGGAAAttactggccgatttgataggcttagcAATTAAGtggtatgatgtgatcctagggatggacTGGTTAACCCGTTACAATGCCCAGATAAACTGTAAgacgaaaatagtagaattgtgCATTCAGGGAGAGGCAACCCTGAAGTTGGATGTACGGGAtagattagcctcatctgcacttatctcaGGGATTCGAGTTAGAAAAATGTTAAGTAAGGGAGCACAGGGATATTTGGATTTTCTAATCAATACTCTTAGTGATAAAGTGAATTTGGAGAACATGCATGTGGTGAAAGAGTACCCAGATGTCTTTTCTGAAGAGTTAGAGTCTTTACCCCCGAAAAGGGAAAtaacttttaagattgatgtgactctgggagtagcacctatctctacGACACCATATAGAatggctccagctgagttgAAAGAATTGAAATTACAATTGCAGGACTTGTTGGAACGGGATTTTATAAAGGAGagtgattcaccgtggggagccctg aagtatcatccagacccttcTCATATCCTACATCCGGAGAATGTTGAAATTGATGAGACGCTGACGTATGAGAAGAAATCGGTAAAACTCCTAGATCGTAAGGTGAAAGAACAAGCGGATTCCATTGGTGAAAGTTCTCTGGAGGAACCATGGACTAGAGGAAGCAACCtgagaagttga